A window from Citrus sinensis cultivar Valencia sweet orange chromosome 5, DVS_A1.0, whole genome shotgun sequence encodes these proteins:
- the LOC102629834 gene encoding 2-methylpropanoate--CoA ligase CCL4-like, which yields MNITPSQYQVFLFSRIPTSAKYKIKASINTVWVLQIGAANYLRASLYLEFFDLIMEQLLLPNSANSTPLTTLGFLERAAAAYTDCPSLVYNNTTYTWSETHRRCLQVASSLSSVGIQRGHVVSVVAPNVPSMYELQFGVPMSGAILNNINTRLDAHTLSVLLQHSESKLVFVDHLHTYLLLEALSLFPRNTKRPHLVLIDDDAAASSTTTTSPTVTVDFIDTYEGFVEEGDPKYKWVQPRSEWDPMVLNYTSGTTSSPKGVVHSHRGIFILTANALIDWAVPKLPVYLWTLPMFHANGWGYTWGMAAVGATNICLRRFDASTISDLIQKHNVTHMCGAPVVLNMISNSPDFEPLKTPVQILTAGAPPPAPVLSRTESMGFVVSHGYGLTETAGLVVSCAWKPEWDKLPLEERARLKARQGVKTVGLAEVDVVNPETGESVKRDGVSLGEVVLRGGCVTVGYFKDKEATRRCISDNGWFYTGDIGVMHADGYVEIKDRSKDVIISGGENICSAEVESVLYSITAVNEAAVVARPDMFWGEIPCAFVSLKRDLELTEKPTEKEIIEYCRARLPRYMVPRKVVFSEELPKTSTGKIQKYLLREFAKSIEPKGRGYTKDVDECECYI from the exons ATGAATATTACGCCTTCCCAGTATcaggtatttttattttcgagAATCCCAACATCAGccaaatataaaatcaaagcTTCCATAAATACAGTATGGGTCCTCCAAATTGGAGCTGCAAATTATTTGAGAGCTTCTCTgtatcttgaattttttgaCTTGATAATGGAGCAGTTATTACTCCCAAACTCTGCAAATTCAACACCTCTCACCACATTAGGGTTCTTGGAAAGAGCTGCCGCTGCCTACACTGACTGCCCTTCCCTTGTGTACAACAACACTACCTACACTTGGTCTGAGACCCACCGCCGATGCCTCCAGGTGGCTTCATCTCTGTCGTCCGTCGGCATACAGCGGGGCCACGTCGTCTCCGTCGTGGCCCCCAACGTTCCTTCCATGTACGAGCTTCAGTTTGGAGTTCCCATGTCAGGAGCAATTCTTAATAACATCAACACACGCTTGGACGCTCACACTCTTTCCGTGCTCCTGCAACACAGCGAATCAAAGCTCGTTTTTGTTGATCATCTCCACACCTATCTTCTCCTTGAAGCTCTCTCTTTGTTTCCACGTAACACCAAAAGGCCACACCTCGTCCTCATTGATGACGATGCAGCTGCGTCAAGTACTACTACGACATCACCCACGGTTACGGTTGACTTTATCGATACTTACGAGGGTTTTGTCGAAGAAGGAGATCCAAAGTACAAGTGGGTCCAGCCCAGAAGTGAATGGGACCCTATGGTGCTGAACTACACGTCAGGCACAACATCATCTCCGAAAGGTGTTGTCCACAGCCATAGAGGGATCTTCATCCTCACCGCTAACGCTTTGATCGATTGGGCTGTTCCGAAGCTGCCGGTTTATTTGTGGACCCTACCTATGTTCCATGCAAACGGGTGGGGCTACACTTGGGGCATGGCTGCTGTTGGTGCCACCAACATTTGTCTACGTAGATTTGATGCATCAACGATTAGTGATCTGATCCAAAAACACAACGTGACTCACATGTGCGGAGCCCCTGTTGTGCTCAACATGATATCAAACTCTCCGGATTTCGAACCGCTGAAAACCCCGGTTCAAATCCTAACGGCCGGGGCCCCACCGCCAGCACCGGTTCTCTCCCGAACCGAGTCAATGGGTTTTGTAGTGAGTCACGGGTACGGGTTAACCGAAACGGCCGGACTGGTGGTGTCATGTGCATGGAAACCTGAATGGGATAAGCTACCTCTCGAAGAGAGAGCAAGACTGAAGGCAAGGCAAGGAGTGAAGACCGTCGGGTTAGCGGAAGTTGACGTGGTGAATCCTGAGACGGGAGAGAGCGTAAAACGCGACGGCGTCAGTCTTGGCGAAGTCGTTTTGAGAGGTGGGTGTGTAACGGTTGGCTACTTTAAAGACAAAGAAGCCACGAGAAGATGCATAAGCGACAACGGTTGGTTTTACACTGGAGATATAGGGGTGATGCATGCGGATGGTTATGTGGAGATAAAAGATCGCTCAAAGGACGTGATAATAAGTGGAGGAGAGAATATATGCAGTGCTGAGGTGGAGTCAGTGTTGTATTCGATCACGGCGGTCAATGAGGCGGCGGTGGTGGCTCGGCCGGACATGTTCTGGGGGGAGATTCCGTGTGCGTTTGTGAGTTTGAAGAGGGATCTGGAGTTGACTGAGAAGCCTACGGAGAAGGAGATAATAGAGTATTGCAGGGCTCGGCTGCCGAGGTACATGGTGCCTAGAAAGGTTGTTTTTTCGGAAGAGCTTCCCAAGACTTCAACGGGGAAAATTCAGAAGTATTTGCTTCGAGAATTCGCCAAGTCT ATTGAACCGAAGGGCAGGGGCTACACGAAAGATGTCGATGAGTGCGAGTGTTATATATAA